In bacterium, a single window of DNA contains:
- a CDS encoding chromosome partitioning protein, which translates to MLGLSDQQLAEADARPEFGFAGVLPETYGPEHISAYRKVLGRYPPRQPLRRQLFLNFKGGTGKTSLSVAYAYRLAEMGHRVLLIDLDSQGHATQHLGIDGEQCERTLYDVLVHRVPMEEVVLRTALEEFDLVPSNLGMTTVDMALMPMAGREFKLKKALETIEHRYEYIVMDAPPSFGLLNLNALIAADDLFVPVLPDFLSFRGLKLLFETINELEEDLGHTLERIFVVLNQYNPTTRIAREAKRALETHYPEFLLKTIVRQSTQFAQASSVGMPISAFAPSSKGTEDVDALIAEVQCVPIVGAEERIA; encoded by the coding sequence ATCCTGGGTCTTTCGGACCAGCAGCTCGCCGAAGCCGATGCCCGGCCGGAGTTCGGCTTCGCGGGCGTGCTCCCGGAGACCTATGGGCCCGAGCACATCTCGGCGTACCGGAAGGTCCTCGGCCGCTACCCGCCACGCCAGCCGCTGCGCCGTCAGCTCTTCCTCAACTTCAAGGGCGGAACGGGCAAGACCAGCCTTTCCGTGGCGTATGCCTACCGGCTGGCCGAGATGGGCCACCGCGTGCTGCTCATCGACCTCGATTCGCAGGGCCACGCCACGCAGCACCTGGGGATCGACGGCGAGCAGTGCGAGCGCACGCTGTACGACGTGCTGGTCCACCGCGTGCCGATGGAAGAAGTGGTGCTCCGCACCGCGCTGGAGGAGTTCGACCTCGTCCCGTCGAACCTCGGCATGACGACGGTAGACATGGCGCTCATGCCGATGGCCGGGCGCGAGTTCAAGCTCAAGAAGGCGCTGGAGACCATCGAGCACCGATACGAGTACATCGTGATGGACGCGCCTCCGTCGTTCGGGTTGCTGAACCTGAACGCGTTGATCGCGGCCGACGACCTCTTCGTTCCCGTGCTGCCCGATTTCCTCTCGTTCCGGGGTCTCAAGCTGCTGTTCGAGACCATCAACGAGCTGGAGGAGGATCTCGGGCACACGCTGGAGCGGATCTTCGTCGTGCTCAACCAGTACAACCCGACGACGCGGATCGCCCGCGAAGCGAAGCGTGCGCTCGAGACCCATTACCCCGAGTTCCTGTTGAAGACCATCGTGCGCCAGTCCACGCAGTTCGCCCAGGCATCCAGCGTGGGCATGCCGATCTCGGCGTTTGCTCCGTCGTCGAAGGGCACGGAAGACGTGGATGCGCTGATTGCCGAGGTCCAGTGCGTCCCGATCGTGGGCGCGGAGGAGCGGATCGCATGA